A region from the Cellvibrio sp. PSBB006 genome encodes:
- the rtcR gene encoding RNA repair transcriptional activator RtcR, whose protein sequence is MNNVVVGILGSRLDHGGLGRGRWDRWRPSIAVLMHSELPIDEYILIYLTEDEVLANLTIRDMADISPNTKVTLYPWSCSDPWDFEQVYSQLHDFARSQHFDVEQNNYYVHITTGTHVAQICLYLLTEAHYLPGKLLQASPGREAGTKGTYHIIDLDLSRYDQIASRFAKETEDAVTYLKSGIHTRSRAFNELILQLERISIKSSAPILLIGATGVGKSQLAKRIYELKRQRGQLTGNLVEVNCATLRGDNAMSALFGHVKGAFTGAQSARTGLLREAHQGLLFLDEIGELGLDEQAMLLRAIEDKTFMPFGGDQLVSSNFQLIAGTHRNLFELVRQGLFREDLLARINLWTYELPSLRERIEDLEPNIEHELQNFTRKAGYMVNFNKGARTMYLTFAYSVDALWRANFRDLNSSITRMATLAVGGRITEDVVSAEIQRLRQAWKGFGGFDEEKSEHLELLLSSAALEELDMFDRLHLSEVIRICQQSRSMADAGRKLFNVSRNKKTSINDSHRLKQYLQKFDLTFQQVTQSD, encoded by the coding sequence ATGAATAATGTGGTGGTGGGAATTCTGGGCTCGCGTCTGGACCATGGCGGGCTGGGAAGAGGTCGCTGGGATCGCTGGCGGCCCAGTATTGCGGTGCTTATGCACTCCGAGTTGCCAATCGATGAATACATCCTTATCTACTTGACGGAAGACGAGGTTCTGGCAAATTTAACGATCCGTGATATGGCTGACATCTCGCCCAACACCAAGGTTACGTTGTATCCCTGGAGCTGCTCCGACCCGTGGGATTTTGAGCAAGTCTACAGCCAGTTACATGACTTCGCGCGTAGTCAGCATTTTGATGTGGAACAAAATAATTATTACGTTCATATCACGACGGGTACTCATGTTGCGCAGATCTGTTTGTACTTATTAACCGAAGCGCACTACCTCCCCGGCAAGTTACTACAAGCATCGCCTGGTCGTGAGGCGGGCACCAAGGGCACCTACCATATTATCGATCTGGACTTGTCGCGCTACGATCAGATTGCCTCCCGTTTTGCCAAGGAAACCGAGGATGCCGTTACTTATTTAAAAAGCGGTATCCATACGCGCAGTCGTGCGTTTAATGAATTGATCTTGCAATTGGAGCGCATATCAATCAAATCTTCTGCACCTATTTTGTTGATCGGTGCAACCGGTGTTGGCAAATCGCAATTGGCAAAACGTATCTACGAGTTGAAGCGTCAGCGTGGGCAATTGACAGGTAACCTGGTTGAAGTGAATTGTGCGACCTTGCGCGGTGATAACGCGATGTCAGCGTTATTCGGACACGTTAAAGGTGCTTTTACGGGAGCGCAATCCGCACGGACCGGTCTGCTGCGCGAGGCGCATCAAGGGTTGTTATTTCTGGATGAGATTGGTGAGCTTGGGTTGGATGAGCAGGCGATGTTGTTACGCGCGATCGAAGATAAAACATTTATGCCATTCGGTGGGGACCAGCTTGTCAGTAGTAATTTCCAACTAATTGCCGGTACGCATCGCAATTTGTTTGAGTTGGTGCGACAAGGATTATTCCGTGAAGACTTGCTGGCCCGCATTAATTTATGGACTTACGAGCTGCCCTCCCTGCGGGAGCGGATCGAAGATCTTGAGCCCAACATCGAACATGAGCTGCAAAACTTTACCCGCAAGGCAGGATACATGGTGAATTTTAATAAGGGCGCAAGAACCATGTACCTGACATTTGCCTATTCGGTGGATGCGCTATGGCGAGCTAATTTTCGTGATCTCAACTCTAGCATCACGCGCATGGCTACTCTGGCTGTAGGTGGGAGGATCACCGAGGATGTTGTATCAGCTGAAATCCAGCGCCTGCGTCAGGCATGGAAGGGCTTTGGTGGGTTTGATGAAGAAAAGAGTGAACACTTGGAATTGCTTTTGTCATCAGCAGCGCTGGAAGAATTGGATATGTTTGATCGCTTACATTTATCAGAAGTTATTCGTATCTGTCAGCAAAGCCGTTCTATGGCGGATGCTGGTCGTAAGTTATTTAATGTGAGTCGCAATAAGAAGACCAGTATTAATGACTCTCACCGGCTGAAACAATATCTACAGAAGTTTGATCTGACTTTTCAGCAAGTTACTCAATCTGATTGA
- the rdgC gene encoding recombination-associated protein RdgC, protein MWFKNLRLYRLTEQWTLSPEELNERLGEHSFNPCGNLDMMRYGWVPPLGRHGSEFVHAANGYIMICAKKQEKILPAAVVNEQVEEKAIAISEAESRNVGRKERQTLKDEIIFSLLPKAFTKSSLDFAYIAVQEGLIVVNASSAKRAEDLLSALREALGSLRAIPITPKNIPTQVMTHWLRDAQLPPEFELREECELQAGKDGRVIRCKNQDLYADEIRSHLNSGMFVNKVAITWKEAIHCVIDDQLAIKRLKFEDKIQEQANDRNPESKAEQFDADFAIMTLELKTFIKALLKAFGGEDDSYQDE, encoded by the coding sequence ATGTGGTTTAAAAATCTGCGTCTCTATCGCCTCACTGAACAATGGACACTCTCGCCCGAAGAACTGAACGAACGTCTGGGTGAACACAGTTTTAACCCCTGCGGCAATCTCGACATGATGCGTTATGGCTGGGTACCGCCATTAGGCAGGCACGGGAGCGAATTTGTTCATGCTGCCAACGGTTACATCATGATCTGCGCAAAAAAGCAGGAAAAAATTCTGCCTGCCGCTGTCGTGAATGAACAGGTAGAAGAAAAAGCAATTGCCATCAGCGAAGCTGAATCACGCAATGTCGGGCGCAAGGAACGACAAACATTAAAAGATGAAATTATCTTTTCACTGCTGCCCAAAGCCTTTACCAAATCCTCGCTGGATTTTGCTTACATTGCGGTACAGGAAGGGCTTATCGTTGTAAATGCCTCTTCCGCCAAACGCGCCGAAGATTTATTGAGTGCATTGCGTGAAGCATTGGGTAGTTTGCGGGCAATCCCCATTACGCCAAAAAACATTCCGACTCAAGTGATGACCCATTGGCTGCGCGACGCACAGCTGCCACCGGAGTTTGAGCTACGAGAAGAATGTGAACTACAAGCCGGTAAAGATGGCCGTGTTATCCGCTGTAAAAATCAGGATTTGTATGCCGATGAAATACGCAGCCATTTGAATAGCGGCATGTTTGTGAACAAAGTAGCCATCACCTGGAAAGAAGCCATTCACTGTGTTATCGACGACCAACTGGCTATCAAACGCCTGAAGTTCGAAGACAAGATTCAGGAACAAGCCAACGACCGCAACCCGGAAAGCAAAGCCGAGCAATTTGACGCTGACTTTGCCATCATGACGCTGGAATTAAAGACGTTTATCAAAGCTCTCCTAAAAGCCTTCGGTGGCGAAGATGATTCATATCAGGATGAATAA
- a CDS encoding FKBP-type peptidyl-prolyl cis-trans isomerase, with protein sequence MSEQYTTVEQRVSYGVGRQMGDQLAANPFEGVDAAAVAAGVIDALQGKASAVAHADLEAAFKEISQRMQARQAEQGKAKASEGETFLAENAKKPGVTVTASGLQYEVVTQGNGEKPSATSRVKTHYHGTLIDGTVFDSSYNRGQPIDFAVNGVIAGWTEALQLMPVGSKWRLYIPYQLAYGERGAGSSIAPYSALIFDVELLEILG encoded by the coding sequence ATGTCAGAGCAATACACCACCGTTGAACAACGTGTTAGCTACGGTGTTGGTCGTCAAATGGGTGACCAGCTAGCCGCCAATCCCTTTGAAGGTGTCGACGCGGCTGCCGTTGCAGCGGGCGTAATCGATGCCCTGCAAGGCAAAGCCAGCGCGGTAGCCCACGCCGACCTTGAGGCCGCCTTCAAGGAAATCAGTCAGCGCATGCAAGCCAGGCAGGCTGAACAAGGTAAAGCCAAGGCCTCTGAAGGTGAAACGTTCCTCGCTGAAAACGCTAAAAAGCCGGGCGTGACGGTTACCGCTTCTGGCTTGCAATATGAAGTTGTCACACAAGGCAACGGCGAAAAACCATCCGCCACCTCCCGTGTAAAAACCCATTACCATGGCACCTTGATTGACGGTACCGTATTCGACTCCTCTTACAACCGTGGTCAACCGATCGACTTCGCCGTTAACGGTGTCATCGCCGGCTGGACCGAAGCCCTGCAATTGATGCCCGTCGGATCAAAGTGGCGTTTATACATCCCTTACCAACTGGCTTACGGCGAGCGTGGTGCAGGCTCCAGCATCGCACCGTATTCCGCGTTGATCTTTGATGTGGAGTTATTGGAAATCCTTGGTTAA
- a CDS encoding AI-2E family transporter, giving the protein MQEKIKQEKLEMRTFILFLLLVSIGFLWLLRPFFGPIFWACAIAVIFYPVQQKLLRRFNGRRNLTALLTLLLCVIIVVLPMIFIVTSAVNEGTAIYQKIEDGEIKPAQYIERFREAFPTAEQSLERIGVDLNKLKETATDAAMSSGKILARQTLNIGQNAFSFILNLCLMLYLTFFMLRDGNKLIELLVRALPLGDARERLLFKKFAEVTRATIKGNLVVAIVQGALGGLIFWILGIPGALLWAIFMAIASLIPAVGPALIWLPVALYLFATGETVDGVILVAFGAGVIGLVDNVLRPILVGRDTKMPDYIVLLSTLGGLALFGINGFVVGPLVAALFMAFWGIFIREVNTQDETTAEPDITQP; this is encoded by the coding sequence ATGCAGGAAAAAATCAAACAAGAAAAACTGGAGATGCGCACCTTTATACTGTTCCTACTACTGGTGTCGATTGGTTTCCTGTGGTTACTGCGCCCTTTTTTCGGCCCCATTTTCTGGGCCTGTGCCATCGCGGTAATTTTCTATCCTGTGCAGCAAAAATTATTGCGGCGGTTCAATGGCCGTCGCAACTTGACCGCTCTATTAACTTTGTTGCTATGCGTGATAATCGTGGTCTTGCCGATGATCTTCATTGTCACCTCCGCCGTGAACGAAGGGACAGCTATCTATCAAAAAATTGAAGATGGTGAAATTAAACCAGCGCAATATATTGAACGTTTTCGCGAGGCGTTTCCGACCGCTGAACAGTCGTTGGAACGCATCGGTGTCGACCTGAATAAGCTCAAGGAAACCGCCACCGACGCCGCCATGAGCAGCGGTAAAATTCTCGCCCGACAAACACTAAACATCGGGCAGAACGCGTTCAGTTTTATATTGAATCTCTGCCTGATGCTTTACCTCACTTTCTTTATGCTGCGCGATGGCAACAAATTAATTGAATTGCTGGTCCGCGCGCTCCCTTTGGGCGATGCGCGTGAACGCCTGCTATTTAAGAAGTTTGCCGAAGTCACTCGCGCCACCATCAAAGGCAATCTGGTCGTCGCTATTGTGCAGGGCGCGCTGGGTGGATTGATCTTTTGGATATTGGGTATTCCAGGGGCGTTGTTGTGGGCCATCTTTATGGCGATTGCCTCCTTGATTCCCGCCGTTGGTCCGGCGCTGATCTGGCTACCGGTAGCGCTCTATCTGTTTGCCACAGGCGAGACTGTCGACGGGGTGATTCTTGTTGCTTTTGGAGCGGGTGTTATCGGCTTGGTCGATAACGTCCTGCGCCCTATCCTGGTCGGGCGGGATACCAAGATGCCGGACTATATTGTGTTGCTGTCCACCTTGGGCGGACTGGCCTTGTTCGGTATTAATGGCTTTGTCGTGGGGCCTCTGGTCGCGGCCTTGTTTATGGCCTTTTGGGGCATTTTTATCCGCGAAGTCAACACGCAGGATGAAACAACCGCCGAACCCGACATCACTCAGCCATGA
- a CDS encoding ABC transporter substrate-binding protein, whose protein sequence is MTVLINLQRLLLCIALLWCLPLAAEQKIVSINIQAVALEQPSDYFVTLLKMALDASKAPDEQIELRFAPYELSQARWIYLLQHESSDTVIWTMTSKEREKLLRPIRIPLFKGLFGKRVFIIRKQDQKRFDPITTRDQLGELLAGQGAHWPDTRILQLNDLPVTTASTTDSLFKMLMAGRFDYFPRGISEAWFELAQRPEDKDVVVEQKLMIVYPTAIYYFVPKSNEALAKRIERGLERLIDTGEFDRFFYSHARTKAGLEQLEKFPRRIITLDNPDLPEETPLDNPRYWLTLPGS, encoded by the coding sequence GTGACGGTTTTGATTAATCTGCAACGACTGCTGTTATGTATCGCCTTACTCTGGTGTTTGCCACTTGCGGCTGAACAAAAGATTGTATCGATCAATATTCAGGCCGTAGCACTGGAGCAGCCCAGCGATTATTTCGTCACATTGCTGAAGATGGCGCTTGATGCCAGCAAGGCACCGGATGAACAGATTGAACTGCGTTTTGCGCCTTATGAATTGTCCCAGGCGCGCTGGATTTATCTGCTGCAACATGAATCCAGTGACACGGTGATCTGGACCATGACCTCGAAAGAGCGGGAAAAACTGCTGCGTCCGATCCGTATTCCATTGTTCAAAGGGTTGTTCGGCAAACGGGTGTTCATCATCCGCAAGCAGGATCAAAAACGGTTTGATCCGATTACGACCCGCGATCAATTGGGCGAGTTGCTGGCCGGACAAGGCGCGCATTGGCCGGACACACGCATCCTGCAATTGAATGATTTACCTGTCACTACTGCATCCACTACCGACTCGTTATTCAAGATGCTGATGGCTGGACGGTTCGATTATTTTCCCCGCGGTATTTCCGAGGCCTGGTTTGAGCTGGCGCAGCGACCGGAAGATAAGGACGTGGTGGTGGAGCAAAAGCTGATGATTGTCTACCCGACGGCTATTTATTATTTTGTTCCCAAGTCGAATGAAGCCTTGGCAAAGCGAATTGAGCGGGGGTTGGAACGGTTAATCGATACCGGGGAATTCGACAGATTTTTCTATTCGCATGCCCGGACCAAAGCAGGGCTGGAGCAGCTGGAAAAATTTCCACGGCGTATTATCACCCTGGATAATCCCGACCTGCCCGAAGAAACCCCGCTGGATAATCCGCGCTACTGGTTAACCTTACCCGGGTCTTGA
- a CDS encoding FeoB-associated Cys-rich membrane protein, translated as MWQEMIVGLCVIGALVFLVRRWLPVGKKKPTGCSSGCGGCASTNTCQTQTDSTPNTHHQDPGKVNQ; from the coding sequence ATGTGGCAGGAAATGATTGTCGGACTCTGCGTTATCGGCGCGCTGGTTTTTCTGGTGCGCCGCTGGTTACCCGTGGGTAAGAAAAAGCCCACGGGCTGCAGCAGCGGTTGCGGTGGATGCGCCAGCACGAACACTTGCCAGACACAGACAGACTCCACCCCAAACACCCACCATCAAGACCCGGGTAAGGTTAACCAGTAG
- a CDS encoding ferrous iron transporter B translates to MSTSLRFALVGNPNCGKTSLFNRLTGARAKVANYPGVTVERRVGQLSGMQHPAELLDLPGTYSLIVTSPDEQVARDVILGKMIGEALPDALIAVVDATNLRLGLRLVLELKELNRPLILALNQVDAARKRGISIDVAGLSHALGIPIVETVAVHNHGADALRKALADFAVDKSQSDVVRTPSEHQSVEASYHHIEALMSQFVVQPDAAPRWQDRLDAFVMHPVLGLVILFSILLVIFQAVFAWAGPVMDLIDAGTTFLADGAATVLPEGVLQDFIVNGLIAGMGGVIIFLPQIVILFFFILILEDSGYLTRAAFLLDRPMRGIGLSGRSFIPLLSSFACAVPGIMATRTIQDPLERMIAIMVAPLMTCSARLPVYALIIAAFIPEQTVWGIFNLQGLTLFALYMAGIVSASLVAWIMRRRQTREEYPLLLELPSYRWPMAYHVLIGLRERTWIFLRRVGTIILALSILLWFLASYPAAPEGATHAAIEYSFAGRLGIWMQPLFAPLGFTWEMCIALIPAMAAREVAVSALATVYAVGGESADAALGYAIGNSWGLPVALAYLAWFVYAPQCIATIAVVRRETNSRAATTFFTVYLFALAYFAAWATYQIAMLWY, encoded by the coding sequence ATGTCGACAAGTCTTCGTTTCGCCCTGGTGGGCAATCCCAATTGTGGTAAAACCTCTCTCTTCAATCGCTTGACCGGCGCACGCGCCAAGGTGGCGAATTATCCCGGTGTCACGGTTGAACGGCGCGTCGGCCAGTTGAGCGGGATGCAGCATCCTGCCGAGTTGTTGGATTTACCCGGTACTTATAGCCTGATCGTCACCTCACCGGATGAGCAAGTAGCTCGCGATGTCATCCTCGGGAAGATGATCGGCGAAGCGTTACCGGACGCCCTGATTGCAGTGGTGGACGCTACCAATTTGCGTTTGGGCTTACGCCTGGTGCTTGAGCTTAAAGAGCTTAACCGCCCACTAATCCTGGCGTTGAACCAGGTCGATGCAGCGCGCAAACGCGGCATTAGTATTGATGTGGCGGGTTTATCGCACGCCCTCGGTATTCCCATCGTCGAAACGGTCGCGGTCCATAACCATGGTGCCGATGCGTTGCGCAAGGCGCTGGCCGATTTTGCCGTCGATAAATCCCAGTCCGATGTGGTTCGCACCCCCAGCGAACACCAATCGGTAGAAGCGTCTTATCATCACATTGAAGCCTTGATGTCACAGTTTGTTGTGCAGCCGGACGCAGCGCCACGCTGGCAGGACCGCCTTGATGCCTTTGTTATGCATCCGGTCCTGGGGCTGGTTATCCTGTTCAGCATCCTGTTGGTGATCTTCCAGGCAGTCTTCGCCTGGGCGGGGCCGGTGATGGATTTGATTGATGCAGGCACCACCTTTCTTGCCGATGGCGCCGCCACGGTGCTGCCCGAAGGCGTGCTGCAGGATTTTATTGTTAACGGCCTGATCGCCGGTATGGGTGGGGTTATTATCTTCCTGCCACAAATCGTCATCCTGTTCTTCTTTATTCTTATCCTCGAAGACTCCGGTTATCTCACCCGCGCTGCGTTTTTGCTGGATCGCCCCATGCGCGGTATCGGTTTGTCCGGTCGCTCGTTTATTCCTTTATTGTCCAGCTTTGCCTGCGCGGTGCCGGGCATCATGGCTACCCGCACCATTCAGGACCCATTGGAGCGGATGATCGCCATTATGGTAGCGCCGCTGATGACCTGCTCTGCCCGTTTACCGGTTTACGCACTGATTATTGCGGCGTTTATCCCGGAGCAGACCGTGTGGGGGATCTTTAACTTACAAGGCTTGACCCTCTTTGCCTTGTATATGGCCGGGATCGTCAGCGCTTCCCTGGTTGCCTGGATCATGCGTCGCCGCCAGACCCGCGAGGAATATCCCCTGCTGCTGGAGTTGCCCAGCTACCGCTGGCCTATGGCTTATCATGTGTTGATCGGATTACGTGAACGCACCTGGATCTTCCTGCGCCGTGTGGGCACCATCATTCTAGCGCTGTCGATTCTCTTGTGGTTCCTCGCCAGCTATCCGGCCGCGCCGGAAGGCGCGACCCACGCCGCCATTGAGTACAGCTTTGCCGGTCGCCTGGGCATCTGGATGCAGCCGCTATTTGCCCCTTTGGGCTTCACCTGGGAGATGTGTATCGCCCTGATTCCCGCCATGGCAGCGCGCGAGGTCGCGGTCAGCGCCCTGGCAACGGTGTATGCGGTAGGTGGTGAGTCGGCGGATGCAGCTCTGGGCTACGCCATCGGCAACAGCTGGGGATTACCGGTCGCGCTCGCGTATCTGGCCTGGTTTGTCTATGCACCCCAGTGTATTGCTACCATCGCCGTGGTGCGTCGCGAAACCAACTCGCGCGCGGCAACAACCTTTTTTACCGTGTATTTGTTCGCACTGGCCTATTTTGCTGCATGGGCGACCTATCAAATCGCCATGCTCTGGTATTGA
- a CDS encoding FeoA family protein, giving the protein MNTALNPAASLTESPALRLDQCAKGAEVRVVELLAQPLFGQQDNGVSLRLKELGFLPGAKLKVIGFGLLGSDPLAVQVNGTKFALRRAEAAKVSVELINSAESR; this is encoded by the coding sequence ATGAATACTGCCCTCAACCCTGCCGCCTCGCTCACCGAGTCACCCGCCTTACGTCTTGATCAATGCGCCAAGGGCGCAGAGGTACGCGTAGTAGAGCTGCTGGCTCAGCCCTTATTCGGCCAGCAAGACAACGGCGTATCCCTGCGACTCAAGGAGTTAGGTTTCTTGCCTGGTGCCAAGCTCAAAGTTATCGGGTTCGGTTTGCTGGGTAGCGACCCCTTGGCTGTTCAGGTCAACGGCACCAAGTTTGCCCTTCGTCGCGCTGAGGCCGCTAAAGTCAGTGTGGAATTGATCAATAGCGCGGAATCCCGTTAA